The DNA region CAAAAAAAATCCAGAACTTGGATGTAGAAAACTAGCAGACATTTACAAGATTGGAAAGACAGCCGCAGCAAATATTTTAAGAGACGAAAAGAAAATTCGTGAACAACATGAAATTTTTcgtgagaaaacaaaaaaacgtaacCGCCATGGCAAGTATCACAAGATAAATGAGATCTTATTCGAATGGTACAAAAGATGTTGCGCTTCTAACATCTACCCTAATGGTGTAATGCTTAAAGAGGAGGCGTTGGAAATTAAGGAAAAACTTCAGAACAGCGATTTTGATAATTTCTCCGCCTCTGACGGTTGGTTGGATCGTTGGAAAACAACATATTCCGTCAAAGAACGTCGTATTGTTGGTGAAGCTGGTGACGTTTCTACAGAAACAGTTACTTCCTGGATGGAGAGGATCAAAGAATTGGTTGAAGGTTATTCActagaaaatatttggaacatggaCGAGTCTGGCTGTTTTTTTAAAGCTCTACCGGCCAAAGGGTTAGTGGAAAAAGGAAAACAAGCAAAAGGTGGGAAAAAGTCAAAGCTTAGAttaactgtcgctttttttgtaaatgcagCTGGGGAAAAGATCGACCAGCCTGTTGTTATCTGGAAGAGTAAAGTCCcgcgttgttttaaaaaattgaaagatccATCGCGTCCAGCTAACGTTCACTACTTTTCAAATCCTAAATCTTGGATGACATCTCAAGTAATGGAAACTGTACTGGCACGTTTTAacagaaaacttttattttaggaCAGAAAAGTTATTCTTTTTCTGGACAACGCCACCTGTCATCCGGAGTCAATGATAGGCCAGTTTTCACAaatcaaaatcattttcttaCCGAAGAACACAACTTCAAGGCTTCAACCACTCGATGCGGGGATCATCCAAAACTTCAAGGTGAAGTACAGAAAAAGACTGGTCAAATACGTGCTTGCAAGGATCCAGGAGAATAAATCTGCAACTGAAATTATCAAGAGCGTAGACATACTTATGGCTATTCAATGGGTTCAAGATGCGTGGAAAGAAGTAACCAACTTGACCATCAAAAATTGTTTCGAGAAATGTGGCGTAGTTCAAGGAGAAAGTGAATTGATGGAAGATCAAGAAGATGACTTGGAATTTGAAGCTCTGGTGAAGGAATTAACTGAAGATATGTCTGCTGCAGAATACATCGATTTTGACGCCGATGTTCCAGCTTCGGAGCCAAGAATTAACGAATTAGAAATAAATTGGCGACATCAAATCCGAGAAGCTAGCATTAACGCAATTGAAAATCCAGAGATGGCATGTCAGGTCGAAGAGATTTCCGAGGATGATGATGGGAGTGAAGACGTGGTTGAAAAAGAAATGCTTGGTTTCACCGAGCTAATCACTATGCTTGATAAAATTAAGCGATCtactatttttgatgatacatgCCAAGAAATGTTGTCAACCATTACGAAAAAGATTGAGGAACTTCAGcttcaaaatagaaaacaatccTTAATCAAAGATTATTTCAAATAGGGAGAAAAACGTGTATTGAAAGACCTATAGAATAAATGAAATATATCTTCGTAATATAACTTGGTTTCTTAGTTTATAACCTTAGCAACACTTAAAGGTTGGTTGCAACACCGACAAATTTGAGCTGCTAAACTTACTTTACACAGCCAACTTGGGTTCTTTGCTCGATAAGCTAAATCTATTGATGTTGCCGTCTACCCTAGTGTTGCAAGTCACCCCATGATACCCGCCAGTActacaaaaaaagcttttttggtcaaaattaggtctaaaactaattttttggtcaacttcctataaagcggacatccctctaaagcggacacttttttttgcaccaatggtgtccgctttagagggattccactgtattACGTTTCGTGCAGAAAGACAGGTAGAAAGTTAGTTACCTAATCAGATAagaattattttctaattcttgcctcaaacgaaaataactttatttattattatctttACATCTTTATCACTTCTAGTAGAGTCAGTCTAGGAAGGACTAGTAGAGTCAGTCTAGTAAGGCTGCACCCATAAAAAGACTAGGAATGTGATGGAGGCGcgctaaagaaacaaaaataaattcataaaCCCTGTTTTCTTTCTGCATTAGAATGTGCCAAATGAAATGGAAATGACCAACAGAAAACTATCTGTTCTGTTCTGTTCAGTAATTCAATTTCCTAACAACAACACAGTATTATCCAAAACtcgaaatatttttgtttacaaaagtgccAAAAGTTTCATATTTGGTAAATAACAAGATTGAAACATATAATGATTACAACAATTAAATAAATGTTGTTTTGTAAGCAtatgaaatttcaaaatcagACTGAAGTGCTTTTTTTTAGGCTCAAGTTTTGCTTAAtagaaaaaagatttattaaaaaaaaattgatttgaatTTTATACACAAGTAACTACAACTTAAATCTAACTAACCACACAGTGGTTGATTCAGACATAAGAATAATAAGCGTGAGCTGAGAGACATTTAAagctcttaaaaaaaatttcatgccCCATATCTAGAGGCAGAGGTTTCTTGACATGAATTAGGGTTTATAATTGtgccatttccaaaaataaatGTTATCATGCTGGTAAAACTGCAGTTTTCAAGAAATTAGCGATATAAATTTAGTTTATCGTGCATTATCGTGTTTTATCGATTTTGTGATTTCCATGctttaaaacctttttcttACGATTGACATCGTCAACTATAcatttaaatataatatataaaaatctaGAACAAACAAAATGATTAGTATATTCATAATCTTCAAAACAAAAGcgataaataaaaatcatcgtATTTTATCGGGTGTGAATCGATAACCCAAGATTGAATGGTTTTTCTTTATGCTTTCCGTGCAGTACCAGTAAAGTTAGGGTAAAAGTGATAAATCTCAACTTAAAACGACTTCATTTAACTATCGAGAGCTTAAAATCGAACCATATCTCACTTTTTCGTCAAAAAGTCGACTTCGTCCATGCTTTTATTCTCATCACCCATCTCCTCACCATCGGTATCACATTGTTCACTATCTTCTTCGTCATTCTCTGCGGTCTTTCCTGTCTCGCAATTCAAGCATTTATAAATAGTTGTACATTGCAGCTCATTCTTCAAACACTTGCACGTCCTCTTTTTACAACCACTTCTACACCTACAGCTGATCAGTCCCTCCAACATATTAATCGCACAGCCTCCCTCCAATCCATTGCAATACGATCTTCCATGATTTTTACCAATATTCGTGTAAAGAAATCTTCTCCAAACAAAAACCTGGTAGTTAGCACGCTTGATATGCTTTTGCAGGGCATCGAAAGTTGGTGGGAGCAATTCTTCAGAGAACTTTCCTTGCTGGAAAAGCTTTACACGTGCTTCGTTTACTTTTTTCTTCGTACTCCCGTATAAAACATACATATTCCTTGATTTTCCGTAGTGTTAAAATTTTCTCTGTCACTAATACACCTAATATTGTCTTGAAATTTTTCATTATTGACCAGGTGTTGCCAGCATTTCAATTTCCCCTTGCCATTAAAACAACTAGTACTATCACAGCCTTAAAACAAGGAGAAAAATAATGGCCACAAAACTGGTATGTATCATATGTACATGCATTGTATATTCAAATGTTACCTGTTATTGCGTGAAATCCATTAATGCAATCAACCACTTTTTCCGAATAAGAAGATACGAACGCTTGCATGTCTaaaatacctcgtttatcagCAACACCAATTTCTACAAACACATCAGCATGGATCGGGCTTTTCATTCTAACTAAGTTCACAACTACGTCCGTGTCAGGTGTTTTCATGACGATAGTCCCATAGTGTAGTGATTCGTGGACACACTGTGACACAATCCTGGTATCTGCTTCTTTGTGGTCACGGCATAGGTCTTGCAATGAAAGTACTTTACCATCTTGTGAAGATGTTGGAGGAAACTTGTAGCATTTCTTTTTATTAGTGACGTAAAGATATTTGGTCTTCAATTTATCGGATCTGTATTTCATCCACGAAAATGCCAAAAAAAGATTTCTTTATTCGATCCAATACTGAAGATTTCTTTTATTGTTTGGGTACTTTTTGCTTAGGTTAAAGGATAATGATAGCTTGTCCCCCGCTTGAAGatcttttttctctttccacTGATTGATAATTGTATCACAATACCTGTCCCCAACGAAATCTATTCTACTGGCTTTGTATCAATCAGTGACGTACATAACGGCTTTGAGAATTTGATAGGCCAATTCGCCGAACGTTTGAGATGGAGTTTTCAGCATTTGAAACATTGCCATCGCACCAACAGCAACTACTTTGGCATTGATCTTTTGAAGTGACACCTCATCTGATCCTTCAAGAAATTGCAGTAACTTCGATTTTGCAGTTTCACAGAGACTTCCTTCTGGTGTTGCCAAACTCCCAGAATATCGGGTTAGTCTATGAGAGTAATTCTCCGAGGTTGATATCACGATTTTTTGATAGCAGTGGTACGCAAGCATGTAAGTCACTCGTAGATTTCGAACTTTACAAAGATGGGTgtgcttttttcttttgttttctgaCTACGAATGTTTTCAAATTCAACTTTTTGATTAGTTGTGAAGAGTTCAGGGGTTTGGCTCATTAGGTTTTTCTCCGCAAACTTTGTAATATGATTTTTCCCCAATCCTTGTGCCTGgataatgacattttttttattagcatcAGTCACACGACCAGTGAGATTATTCGACAGAGAACAGGAATAAGTATAGTTTTAGTGCAATACCGTGTGATGAAAACTTTTCGGTAAATTATTGATTTTATTAAGAGGCTATCCTGAAATATCAACAAAGGAGAAAAGTGTAACTTCCGGAGAGTTACGTATTCACAAACATacttctatatatatttttttgcattttcttttcgtaatttttttatatgaaacgaTGATCTTCGTTAAGTTGACTTTTATTTATGGATGGATGTAGTCGCAGGGACCtgccaaaacaaatttttaagcaaaattaCTTCGTTAAAGTTGTCTGTATCAGGAATAATTTGCGTTTGAAAAATTGGAAATTTCGCGCGAATAACCTTTTAGTTGAACATTGAAAAGAAAGCGAAAGTTCCTTCTCGTGAAATTTTCTTCCATTTTGAATATACATAACTGAAAATATTCCATTCGATCGGACAGCTCATGTACAAAAAAGAGTTATTTTCGAGAAAAGGCGTCAGTGGGAAATTATAAAAAGACATTCATGAGAGCAAAGCAATTATACAATAGC from Hydractinia symbiolongicarpus strain clone_291-10 chromosome 6, HSymV2.1, whole genome shotgun sequence includes:
- the LOC130648022 gene encoding tigger transposable element-derived protein 6-like is translated as MAMSKQQLAGKLAKKTLSLDDKIKFLDFAKKNPELGCRKLADIYKIGKTAAANILRDEKKIREQHEIFREKTKKRNRHGKYHKINEILFEWYKRCCASNIYPNGVMLKEEALEIKEKLQNSDFDNFSASDGWLDRWKTTYSVKERRIVGEAGDVSTETVTSWMERIKELVEGYSLENIWNMDESGCFFKALPAKGLVEKGKQAKGGKKSKLRLTVAFFVNAAGEKIDQPVVIWKSKVPRCFKKLKDPSRPANVHYFSNPKSWMTSQDRKVILFLDNATCHPESMIGQFSQIKIIFLPKNTTSRLQPLDAGIIQNFKVKYRKRLVKYVLARIQENKSATEIIKSVDILMAIQWVQDAWKEVTNLTIKNCFEKCGVVQGESELMEDQEDDLEFEALVKELTEDMSAAEYIDFDADVPASEPRINELEINWRHQIREASINAIENPEMACQVEEISEDDDGSEDVVEKEMLGFTELITMLDKIKRSTIFDDTCQEMLSTITKKIEELQLQNRKQSLIKDYFK